One Gemmatimonadota bacterium genomic window carries:
- a CDS encoding 2-oxoacid:ferredoxin oxidoreductase subunit beta, whose translation MSYIAKPVARHPALKRNALGLTMRDYEGVMSTLCAGCGHDSVTAAFVQAFFELGTEPHRVAKMSGIGCSSKTPAYFLGGAHGFNSVHGRMPSVATGANAANRDVTTVGVSGDGDSLSIGLGQFCHAVRRNVDMLYILENNGVYGLTKGQFSASSDLGSKSKRGVANEHQPIDAVTLAITLGASFVARSFSGDKEQLVPLMKAGLTHRGFAFIDVISPCVTFNDHEGSTKSYVHTREHGHEVVATDFVPLRSEITAAYPEGGVRDVLLHDGSAIRLRKVAEDYEPADRVEALKFLGGAQARGEIATGLLYLAEEGRDMHVLERTTANPLAQLPFERLCPGGEALADIQREWR comes from the coding sequence ATGAGCTATATCGCCAAGCCCGTCGCTCGCCATCCGGCGCTGAAGAGGAACGCCCTCGGCCTCACCATGCGGGACTACGAGGGCGTCATGTCCACGCTGTGCGCGGGTTGCGGGCACGACTCGGTGACGGCCGCGTTCGTACAGGCCTTCTTCGAGCTCGGCACCGAACCGCATCGGGTCGCCAAGATGTCCGGGATCGGCTGCTCCTCGAAGACCCCGGCCTACTTTCTGGGAGGGGCTCACGGCTTCAACTCGGTACACGGACGGATGCCTTCGGTGGCCACGGGAGCCAACGCCGCCAACCGGGACGTGACCACCGTTGGAGTGTCGGGCGACGGCGACTCGCTCTCCATCGGGCTCGGGCAGTTCTGCCACGCGGTGCGTCGGAACGTCGACATGCTCTACATCCTTGAGAACAACGGCGTCTACGGCCTCACCAAGGGCCAGTTTTCGGCCTCGTCCGACCTCGGTTCGAAGTCGAAGCGGGGTGTGGCGAACGAACACCAGCCCATCGACGCCGTCACACTCGCGATCACCCTCGGAGCCTCGTTCGTGGCTCGCTCCTTCTCCGGCGACAAGGAGCAGCTCGTACCGCTGATGAAGGCCGGGCTCACCCACCGGGGATTCGCCTTCATCGACGTGATCTCGCCCTGCGTGACCTTCAACGACCACGAGGGCTCCACCAAGAGCTACGTCCATACCCGGGAACACGGCCACGAGGTAGTGGCGACCGACTTCGTTCCGCTGCGGAGCGAGATCACAGCCGCCTATCCGGAGGGCGGCGTTCGCGACGTGCTCCTCCACGACGGCAGCGCCATCCGGCTCCGCAAGGTCGCCGAGGACTACGAGCCTGCGGATCGGGTCGAGGCTCTGAAATTCCTGGGAGGAGCTCAGGCCCGGGGCGAGATCGCCACCGGCCTGCTCTACCTGGCGGAGGAAGGCCGCGACATGCATGTTCTGGAGAGAACGACCGCGAACCCGCTGGCC